A genomic segment from Pediococcus acidilactici encodes:
- the rpsR gene encoding 30S ribosomal protein S18: MAYQKRGGRRRRKVDYIAANHIEYIDYKDTELLKRFISERGKILPRRVSGTSAKNQRRLTIAIKRARIMGLLPFVAED; the protein is encoded by the coding sequence ATGGCATATCAAAAACGTGGCGGCCGTCGTCGTCGTAAAGTCGACTACATTGCTGCAAACCACATTGAATACATCGATTACAAAGATACTGAATTGTTAAAACGATTCATCTCAGAACGCGGTAAGATTTTACCTCGTCGGGTTAGTGGAACAAGTGCTAAGAACCAACGCCGTTTGACAATCGCAATCAAGCGCGCACGGATCATGGGCTTGCTACCATTCGTTGCTGAAGACTAA
- the ssb gene encoding single-stranded DNA-binding protein produces the protein MINRAVLVGRLTRDPELRYTSSGAAVVSFTVAVNRQFTNSQGEREADFINCVMWRKAAENFANFTRKGSLVGIDGRIQTRSYENQQGQRVYVTEVVADNFSLLESRSASERRQENEGFNNGQSAPSQSSAGNPFDSGQANNNGAASQPNNSNPNDPFANGGQSIDISDDDLPF, from the coding sequence ATGATTAATCGTGCCGTACTAGTTGGACGTTTAACAAGAGATCCTGAACTACGATATACAAGTAGTGGCGCTGCCGTAGTTAGTTTTACCGTGGCGGTCAACCGTCAGTTTACTAACTCACAGGGTGAACGCGAAGCGGATTTCATCAACTGTGTAATGTGGCGGAAAGCGGCGGAAAACTTCGCCAACTTCACGCGCAAGGGCTCTCTAGTGGGTATCGACGGTCGGATCCAAACCCGTTCGTACGAAAACCAACAAGGACAACGAGTATACGTTACCGAAGTTGTTGCGGATAACTTCTCACTTCTTGAATCTCGTTCGGCTTCCGAACGCCGTCAAGAAAATGAAGGCTTCAACAACGGTCAATCTGCCCCTTCACAATCATCTGCTGGAAATCCTTTTGACAGTGGTCAAGCGAATAACAATGGTGCTGCATCGCAGCCTAACAATTCGAACCCGAACGATCCGTTTGCAAATGGCGGACAGTCAATTGATATTTCTGACGATGATCTACCGTTCTAA